GGCTCCCCAGACCCAGCCGTGCAGACTGCCGGAGCCGATGCCCGCGAGATACGCGCCGATGTTGCAGCCGCCCGCCAGCCGGGCACCGATGCCCATCAGCACTCCGCCCAGCACCGCCGCGGCTGCCGTACGCCACGGCACGCCGCGGTGCAGCGCCCACGTGCCGCCGAGCGCCGCGGCGACCGCCGCGCCGATCATGATGCCGATGTCGGTGAGGCTGGTCTTGTCCGCGAGGACGGGCCCGGCGAGCATCTCCTTGTTTCCGGGCTGCTGCCACCAGCTCCACCTCTCGGGGTGACCGCCGAGCGCTCCCACCAGCTCCGATCCCCACAGGCTGAAGGCACTGGTGATGCCCCACGCGCCGCCGGAGACGAGAAGCACGCCGGCGCCCAGCACGGCCAGCGCCAAGGCGCCGACGGCCAGCGGCCAGGAACCGCGCAGCACGCGGGCGGCACCGCGCGCGGAGGGCACGGCGCCGATGGGCGGCGGGTTGCGGCGGGCCTGGACACGACGGCTGACCACGACGATGGCGGCGAGCACGAGGATCGTCACCGCCCACGAGCCGAACCAGCCGATGTGGTCGGCCATGACGACCGGCTTCAGCGCGGGCAGGTCCTTCCACAGGTCGAACTGCCAGGCGGCCAGGGTCGCACCGCCGATGAAACCGCCGAGGGTGAGCAGGATCGACGTCTGCCCCGAGCCGACCGCGAAGAGGGTGCCGGAGGCGCACGCGCCGCCGAGCTGCATGCCGACGGCGAAGACGAACGAGCCGATCAGCAGTCCCACACCCAGGGGCCCGGCCGACGGCGTCGGCACGGATCCGAACAGTCCGGTGCCCGTGCCGATGAGGAGGGCGAACAGCGTCGCCGTGGTGCCGAGCAGCAGAGTGTGGGCCCGCAGACCGGTGCCGTTGCCGACGGCGACCAACTGCCGCCAGGCGGAGGTGAAGCCGAAGCGGGAGTGGAACAGGGCGATCCCCAGGCCGAGGCCGAGCAGCATCAGGACCCCGGGCTTGGCCCCATGGGCGGACCACACATAGGCGGTCAGTGCCGCGGCGAGCAGTCCGGACACCGCGAGCGGAGCGCGGCGCACCGGCGGCGCGGCGGGTGCCGGCGGCTGCGGGACGGAGGTGGGTGACGGGGACAGCAGTGCGGCGGTCTTCGCCGCCTGGGCGGGCGGGGCGATGGTCACGGGGGGACTCCGAACGGTGTACGAGTCGGGGTGGGGCACGACGACGTCGACGGGAAGGCCGGGGCGCGCGGTGCCGCGGCCCCGGGCGGCGGCGCGCGGCACGGGAAACCGGCCGGTCCGGGCTCAGCGGCGACAGAGGCCGTCGTCGACGCACCACGCCGAGTTCGCCATCAGGGCGAGGCACAGAAGCCGGGCGGGTGCGGACATGACTCCACGATATGATCAAAGTTCAACAATCCGGACCCGAATCTCACCATGTGAACTGTTGCGTGTACCACACACCGAGCACTCGGCCTCCCGGGGTCCGGCCGGGGAGGGGCCCGCACAGACGGGGATGTCCCTCTCCAGGGGCGGGCCCGGGACACCCAGGCGACAGCGGCGCGCCGGGAGCCGGCCGCCGCCACCGCATACGGCCGGCATGCGCAGCAGCCGAGCCGTCCGGCCACGTCATCCCGGCGTGAAGCGCACCGGCGTCCCCACGGCGGCCTGGGCCGCCGACGCCAGGGCGGTTTCCGCGACGACCCCGATCACCGGGTAGCCGCCCGTCGTCGGGTGGTCGTGCAGGAACACCACCGGGCGCCCGTCCGGGGGCACCTGGACCGCGCCGAGAACCATGCCCTCGCTGGGCAGCTCGCCCGTCGACGCGCGCTCCAGCGGCGGCCCTTCGGTGCGCAGGCCGATGCGGTTGCTGTGCGGGGACACGCGGTACGTCGCCGAGGTGAGGGTGCGCAGCGCCGCGGGGGTGAACCAGTCGGCGCGGGGGCCGAGCCGCAGCGGCAGGGTGAGTTCGGCGGGCGGCGCCGGCCAGGGGGCGCCGCCGGGAAGCGCCGGCTGCCGGGCGGGGGCGCCCAGCGGGAGCACGTCCCCGTCGCACAGGGGCGACGGGCCGAGCCCGGAGAGGAGGTCCGTCGAACGGCTTCCGAGGACCGGTTCGGCCGCGATGCCACCGGCGACGGCCAGATACGAGCGCACGCCCGCGGTCACCGCGCCCGCGTTCAGAACCGCGCCCGCGGGCACCCGTACCGGCGCGCCCCACGGCACCGGCCGGCCGTCGACCGTCACCGGGCAGGGCGCACCGCCGACCACGACCGTGACGGTGCCGTCGGGCCGCAGGGCGCAGCCGGTCAGGGTGGTCTCCAGGACGGCGGCATCGGGGGCGTTGCCCAGCAGACGGTTGGCGAGTCTCATCGCGGGCGCGTCCATGGCGCCGGAGCGCGGGACGCCCAGATGGGCGTGGCCGCGCCGGCCCGAGTCCTGCACCGTGGTCAGGGCCCCGGAGCGTACGACGGTGAGCTTGGGGGTCATGCCGCACCGTCCTCTGTGACAAATCGCACCCGCGTTCCCGGCGTGAGAAGCGCCGGCTGATCCCGT
The Streptomyces tuirus genome window above contains:
- a CDS encoding 5-oxoprolinase subunit C family protein, yielding MTPKLTVVRSGALTTVQDSGRRGHAHLGVPRSGAMDAPAMRLANRLLGNAPDAAVLETTLTGCALRPDGTVTVVVGGAPCPVTVDGRPVPWGAPVRVPAGAVLNAGAVTAGVRSYLAVAGGIAAEPVLGSRSTDLLSGLGPSPLCDGDVLPLGAPARQPALPGGAPWPAPPAELTLPLRLGPRADWFTPAALRTLTSATYRVSPHSNRIGLRTEGPPLERASTGELPSEGMVLGAVQVPPDGRPVVFLHDHPTTGGYPVIGVVAETALASAAQAAVGTPVRFTPG
- a CDS encoding YeeE/YedE family protein yields the protein MTIAPPAQAAKTAALLSPSPTSVPQPPAPAAPPVRRAPLAVSGLLAAALTAYVWSAHGAKPGVLMLLGLGLGIALFHSRFGFTSAWRQLVAVGNGTGLRAHTLLLGTTATLFALLIGTGTGLFGSVPTPSAGPLGVGLLIGSFVFAVGMQLGGACASGTLFAVGSGQTSILLTLGGFIGGATLAAWQFDLWKDLPALKPVVMADHIGWFGSWAVTILVLAAIVVVSRRVQARRNPPPIGAVPSARGAARVLRGSWPLAVGALALAVLGAGVLLVSGGAWGITSAFSLWGSELVGALGGHPERWSWWQQPGNKEMLAGPVLADKTSLTDIGIMIGAAVAAALGGTWALHRGVPWRTAAAAVLGGVLMGIGARLAGGCNIGAYLAGIGSGSLHGWVWGATALLGTWAGLKLRPLFALGNPKPGDGVC